The segment AAACGTATTCCCATCAAGATCAAGATGATCGAAGTCAGGGCAAATAGAGGACGTTGAATGGGCACCATATTTTGTTGCCAGACCACTACTCCAACCCAAGCTGCAAGCGCACCAAGAATGACATAGGTTGAGATGCGTCCCAAATGCATGATGAGTTGCAAATAAAAGAGCTGCGCTTTACTTTGCAGCGGGATAACAGTTTGCGCTTGCCGATCCTCTCGACGTTCAATGGCTGCAGCAATACCTCCACACATCAGGGCACAATGCCAGCCGCTGACTAAAGCGCCCAAAAAAACAGCAAGTAAGAGACTAGTGGTTAACATATCTTGTCAATCAGGGTAAAGGTATGCAAATATTGCTCATATCCTAGTAGAATAAACTGGTCTGATAACTTGATCCAATATGAATTACACCAGCTCGGATGCCCCTAGTAGCAAATGCTCAGTCTGTGTACTGGGACAGTTTTGCTTGCCGGTAGGCATTAGCGCAAGCGACATAGCTAAGATCGACACCTTAGTCAAAGATCGGGTTCACCTTCAAAAAGGAGAGGCCCTCTATCGCTATGGTGACCCCCTTAATGCGGTTTTCAGCGTTCGTTTTGGCACCCTTAAAACAGAGTATGGCCTGGAAGATGGTCGCCAACAGGTTATTGGCTTTCACTTACCTGGCGAAATCTTAGGTCTAGACGGCATTGGTGACGGACATTACCAATCTGAAGCTATTGCATTAGAAGAGAGTGAAGTCTGCATCATTCGCTATGCTGCATTTGAGGATTTAGCACGCCAGATTCCAGTTCTACAGCAACAGTTTCACCGCATCCTCAGTCGAGAGTTAACTCAAGACCAACGTCATTTACTTTCTTTGGGTAGTTTGCGCGCTGAAGAACGACTTGCTGCCTTTTTGCTTAATCTGTCGCAACGGCTTGCAGCGCGAGGCTACCAAGACAATGAGTTTGATTTGCGGATGAGCAGAGTGGAAATTGGCAGCTATCTTGGCATTCAAATTGAGACCGTCAGTCGCATGCTATCGCGTTTTGCCGAATCAGGCTTAATTCAAATAAAACAACGGCACATCAAGCTCATTGATATGGATGGTCTTTATGAATTGGCTGGGGTACCCAACCCAGAACGCAGTATTCCCATCAAGCCAGTTACAGCCTAGAATTTTTAAACCAAGCTCTGATCAGAGTCTTTAGAGTTACCCGGACAAATTCCAGGAAGAATATAGACAGTTAAAGCGCTGGAAATTGAACAGAAAATCCAGATTAAGAAAAATCCAATCGTGTAAATTCCTTCATCAGAAATATTTGGGCGATGTCCAAAAAAAAGCATTTCTGATGGATGAATCAAACTAAATAAGAGGCCTTCAGCCAGAATAGAAACCAAAAATGATGGCCACATAATCCAGATGAAGAGGCGATACTTCATTTGGCAACCTGCTCTACTTTAATTTGCTCAACCTTTAAACCACGTTTGACTACCCCATCTCTAACCGGCTTGTCAGCGTACAGGGTGACAGCCAAATAGATGGTGATAATGCAGCCAATCGCCGCAACTGCAGGGCCGCTAATTAAGAGCCAGGGCCATAGTTGCTTGAACCAAGGTTTGTTAGCGTGCTGATCAGACATATTCATATTCTCTTTACTCTACTATATTTTTAGCGGGGAATAATAAAGCTCGATTTTTCATCACGTTTTCGGGTAATCATCTCATTACCAGATAACTCATGTCCAACTACATCAAAGTGAATTGGGTAATTGCCAGGCTCATTAACACCCGTTGTGGTACTTACTTTAATCGGCATCAATAAATTACTGGATGGCGCCACTTCAATCTCAGTAATTACCTGACCACGAGAATCCAGAATTCTTAAATCTTCCAAACCAGTGGCCTTCACTTGCACGTTCATATTATTTTCAGAGGCATTCATGATCTGAATTCGGTAAATATTTTCTATGCGTACCCCATCTACTTCACGCGCTAAAGCACCACGATCCCGCATAACGTCAACACGCAATGGATTTCTAGTTACAAGAGAAATCAAGAAGATGCTCGTTAAAACTGTAAGCAATGCAGTGTAAATCAAGACACGGGGTCGCAAGATGTGCTTAATCGCACTTTGATTCGACTCCCTATCTTCAATAGCGCGTTCAGTGGTGTAGCGAATGAGTCCTTTTGGATAGTCGACTTTCTCCATGACCTGATCGCAAGCATCAATACAGGCGCCACAGCCAATACACATATACTGCAAGCCATCACGAATATCAATTCCCGTCGGGCAAACTTGCACGCAAATACTGCAATCCACACAATCGCCAAGACCTAAGGAAGAATGGTCAGCTGATTTACTGCGACTTCCTCTTGGCTCACCACGAACCTTATCGTAAGTCACCAGGAAAGTATCTTTATCCACCATCACACTTTGGAAGCGTGCATATGGACACATATATTTACAAACTTGCTCACGCATAAAGCCAGCATTACCCCAAGTTGCAAAGCTATAGAAACAGAGCCAGAATGTTTGCCAAGGGCCTAATGAGAGATGGATTAAGGCCGAGCCCAGAGTAGTAATGGGGGTGAAGTAACCAATGAAGGTAAAGCCCGTCCAAAATGCAATGAGCAGCCATAAGAAATGCTTAGTGATTTTGAGGCGCCACTTACGCAAGCTCCAAGGCCACTCTTCGCCATCCAAACGAATCCGCGCAAAACGATCGCCCTCCACTTTGCGCTCGATCCACATAAAGATCTCGGTGTAAACCGTTTGTGGGCAGGCATAGCCACAAAATAATCGCCCCGCAATAGCCGTAAACAGAAAAAGAGCGAGCGCGGAGAGGATCAGCAAGAGCGTGAGGTAAATCACGTCCTGCGGCCATAAGACAATGCCGAAGATATAAAACTTACGCTGAATTAAATCAAAAAGAACTGCTTGACGACCATTCCAATCAATCCATGGGAGACCATAAAAGAGTAATTGGGTAGCAAATACCAGTATGAAACGCCAGCGGGCAAACAGCCCGCTTACAGAGCGCGGGTAAATCTTTCGCCGGACCTCATAAAGAGATTCTTCTATGATATCAATGGGAATAGGTTTCCCAACCGGCGAATTATCTGACACTAGTTACTTAGCCTGAGTAGGTTTGTTATTGGATAGACTCCAGACATAGGCAGTCAAAAGATGGATTTTCTCTGGGCTCAAGACTTTATCTTGAGAAGGCATCATAGCCATACGACCCTTGGTTACCGTCTCCACAATTGCTGCCTCAGAGCCACCATATAACCAAGTTTTATCGGTCAAGTTCGGTGCACCCAAAACAATATTGCCTTTTCCATCTGCGCCATGACAGGCTGCGCAATTCGCCTTGTAGACATCAGCACCACGAGCAGCCTTCAGGTCATCAGACGGCAATCCAGACAAGCTACGAACATAGTTAGCAACATCAACAATTTGCTTGCTATCCAATTGCGGGAATGGAGGCATTACACCTGCACGACCATTAATCAATGTAGTCTTGATATTTTCTGGTGAACCGCCATACAGCCAGTCACCATCAGTCAAATTCGGGAAGCCTTTAGCGCCACCAGCATCAGAGCCATGGCACTGCGCGCAAGAATTTAAGAACAAACGCTGACCCATTTCACGAGCCTTTGGATCTGCGGCCACTTGCTCGATATCCATCTGAACATACTTCGCATAGACAGGC is part of the Polynucleobacter sp. es-EL-1 genome and harbors:
- a CDS encoding FixH family protein, which translates into the protein MSDQHANKPWFKQLWPWLLISGPAVAAIGCIITIYLAVTLYADKPVRDGVVKRGLKVEQIKVEQVAK
- a CDS encoding helix-turn-helix domain-containing protein, giving the protein MNYTSSDAPSSKCSVCVLGQFCLPVGISASDIAKIDTLVKDRVHLQKGEALYRYGDPLNAVFSVRFGTLKTEYGLEDGRQQVIGFHLPGEILGLDGIGDGHYQSEAIALEESEVCIIRYAAFEDLARQIPVLQQQFHRILSRELTQDQRHLLSLGSLRAEERLAAFLLNLSQRLAARGYQDNEFDLRMSRVEIGSYLGIQIETVSRMLSRFAESGLIQIKQRHIKLIDMDGLYELAGVPNPERSIPIKPVTA
- the ccoP gene encoding cytochrome-c oxidase, cbb3-type subunit III, which produces MSDFFSGAWSDYIALVSLVGIVWCIWLLASQRKAKVIHTADGAVADTGHVWDGNLRELNNPLPRWWAWMYLIFCIFALVYLVLFPGLGSFPGVLGYTTDGALMSSMTDANEELKPVYAKYVQMDIEQVAADPKAREMGQRLFLNSCAQCHGSDAGGAKGFPNLTDGDWLYGGSPENIKTTLINGRAGVMPPFPQLDSKQIVDVANYVRSLSGLPSDDLKAARGADVYKANCAACHGADGKGNIVLGAPNLTDKTWLYGGSEAAIVETVTKGRMAMMPSQDKVLSPEKIHLLTAYVWSLSNNKPTQAK
- the ccoG gene encoding cytochrome c oxidase accessory protein CcoG; this encodes MSDNSPVGKPIPIDIIEESLYEVRRKIYPRSVSGLFARWRFILVFATQLLFYGLPWIDWNGRQAVLFDLIQRKFYIFGIVLWPQDVIYLTLLLILSALALFLFTAIAGRLFCGYACPQTVYTEIFMWIERKVEGDRFARIRLDGEEWPWSLRKWRLKITKHFLWLLIAFWTGFTFIGYFTPITTLGSALIHLSLGPWQTFWLCFYSFATWGNAGFMREQVCKYMCPYARFQSVMVDKDTFLVTYDKVRGEPRGSRSKSADHSSLGLGDCVDCSICVQVCPTGIDIRDGLQYMCIGCGACIDACDQVMEKVDYPKGLIRYTTERAIEDRESNQSAIKHILRPRVLIYTALLTVLTSIFLISLVTRNPLRVDVMRDRGALAREVDGVRIENIYRIQIMNASENNMNVQVKATGLEDLRILDSRGQVITEIEVAPSSNLLMPIKVSTTTGVNEPGNYPIHFDVVGHELSGNEMITRKRDEKSSFIIPR